Proteins encoded by one window of Chondromyces crocatus:
- a CDS encoding serine/threonine-protein kinase — protein MTPPPDDDAPPDSGDRPAPATLQRAPARPLAVPPGPAPHPRPTPPAPATFLRGPHPPPAPPAPPAPPAPPAPPAPPAPREPTIQHAHDADLALEPEATQLRSPLPPPVQQRRSGPPPALPSAWQQEADDVYPSLPAIPTDAFGPTIASTPPPAGPTPAPGGGMTVLRRLPLPAAVPTTPEALPATGATLRSNQRDSIPPAPGRVLSGRYRLLDILGVGGMGRVYRAEHLRMGTPVAIKMMHAHLAASTEDRRRFLREARAASLLRHPNVVQVLDADEDEGIAYLVMEYVEGSTLGAWIRALPEPPPLDEAVTLLAMILDALQAAHDHGIVHRDLKPDNILLTRIGDQRIAKVTDFGLAHLDDPHDDGPTLTKRDMIAGTPEYMSPEQCRSLQVGPSTDLYAIGCILTVLLQRRPPFSSGAPVEIFTKHLFTVPPPLERPAGAERVPALLERLRLDLLAKHPDRRPQTAAEASARLAEAMSTTATTARLPDRKEALVPGSREARAPKWEGGPMTPVAGAPAGGAGTPVTGSSGAAALSEGQRPRVSTAPVHAADDGSLAPGETSAVALVRLGPASAHVIDEGCTTGLDAQGLRTHPLPNLIALAESLCTVVLLDAGADVEAACTFLRNLANVAPRIRAVVCASGLGADRMASLVAAGAADVARAPVTPDVLGRKLWRVIRRGR, from the coding sequence ATGACCCCTCCGCCGGACGACGACGCGCCCCCCGACAGCGGTGACCGCCCCGCGCCTGCGACCCTCCAGCGCGCCCCCGCGCGCCCTCTCGCGGTGCCTCCCGGCCCGGCGCCTCACCCGCGCCCCACGCCGCCCGCGCCTGCCACCTTCCTTCGCGGCCCCCACCCGCCGCCCGCGCCGCCCGCGCCGCCCGCGCCGCCCGCGCCGCCCGCGCCGCCCGCGCCGCCCGCGCCGCGCGAGCCCACGATCCAGCACGCTCACGACGCCGACCTCGCCCTCGAACCCGAGGCCACCCAGCTCCGCTCCCCCCTGCCACCGCCCGTCCAGCAACGCCGCTCCGGCCCTCCCCCGGCCCTCCCCAGCGCGTGGCAGCAAGAGGCCGACGACGTCTACCCCTCGCTCCCCGCCATCCCCACCGACGCCTTCGGCCCCACCATCGCCTCGACCCCACCGCCTGCGGGCCCCACCCCAGCACCGGGCGGCGGCATGACCGTCCTGCGCCGCCTCCCGCTTCCGGCCGCGGTGCCCACCACCCCCGAAGCACTCCCTGCGACCGGCGCCACCCTCCGCTCCAACCAGCGCGACTCCATCCCCCCCGCCCCTGGCCGTGTCCTCTCCGGCCGCTACCGCCTCCTCGACATCCTCGGCGTCGGCGGCATGGGCCGCGTCTACCGCGCCGAGCACCTCCGCATGGGCACCCCGGTGGCCATCAAGATGATGCACGCCCACCTCGCGGCCAGCACCGAGGACCGCCGCCGCTTCCTCCGCGAAGCCCGCGCCGCCTCCTTGCTCCGCCACCCCAACGTCGTCCAGGTCCTCGACGCCGACGAAGACGAAGGCATCGCCTACCTCGTCATGGAGTACGTCGAAGGCAGCACCCTCGGCGCCTGGATCCGCGCGCTCCCCGAGCCACCGCCCCTCGACGAGGCCGTGACCCTCCTCGCGATGATCCTCGACGCCCTCCAGGCCGCCCACGACCACGGCATCGTCCACCGCGACCTCAAGCCCGACAACATCCTGCTCACCCGCATCGGCGACCAGCGCATCGCCAAGGTCACCGACTTCGGCCTCGCCCACCTCGACGACCCGCACGACGACGGCCCGACCCTCACCAAGCGCGACATGATCGCCGGCACCCCGGAGTACATGAGCCCCGAGCAGTGCCGCTCCTTGCAGGTCGGCCCGAGCACGGATCTCTACGCCATCGGCTGCATCCTGACCGTGCTCCTCCAGCGCCGGCCCCCGTTCAGCAGCGGCGCCCCCGTCGAGATCTTCACCAAGCACTTGTTCACCGTCCCGCCGCCCCTGGAGCGCCCCGCCGGCGCCGAGCGGGTGCCAGCGCTCCTCGAGCGACTGCGCCTCGACCTGCTCGCCAAGCACCCCGACCGCCGCCCGCAGACCGCCGCCGAGGCCAGCGCCCGCCTCGCCGAGGCCATGTCCACCACCGCGACCACCGCGCGCTTGCCCGACCGCAAGGAGGCCCTCGTCCCCGGCTCACGCGAAGCCCGCGCGCCGAAGTGGGAAGGCGGCCCGATGACACCGGTTGCTGGCGCGCCTGCTGGAGGTGCTGGGACGCCGGTCACCGGGTCGTCGGGTGCAGCAGCGCTCTCCGAAGGGCAGCGCCCGCGGGTCTCCACGGCACCCGTGCATGCCGCGGATGACGGCTCGCTCGCGCCCGGCGAGACCAGCGCCGTCGCCCTGGTGCGCCTGGGCCCGGCGAGCGCGCACGTGATCGACGAGGGGTGCACCACCGGCCTCGATGCCCAGGGCCTGCGGACCCACCCCCTGCCGAACCTGATCGCGCTGGCCGAGAGCCTGTGCACCGTGGTGCTCCTCGATGCGGGCGCCGACGTCGAGGCGGCCTGCACCTTCTTGCGGAACCTGGCGAACGTCGCACCGAGGATTCGCGCGGTGGTGTGCGCGTCGGGCCTGGGGGCGGACCGGATGGCGTCGCTGGTGGCGGCTGGCGCCGCGGATGTGGCGCGCGCGCCCGTGACGCCGGATGTGCTGGGGCGGAAATTGTGGCGGGTGATCCGGCGGGGAAGGTGA